Proteins from one Halopseudomonas pelagia genomic window:
- a CDS encoding HIT family protein, whose product MFKLDEQLASDCVVLGDFKLCTLLLMNDAQYPWFILVPRREDMTEIFQLSAADRGQLMAESCLLAETLKDAFAAEKMNIAALGNVVSQLHVHHVVRYRTDAAWPAPVWGKMPVVKCPPELIVERINKLRAVLTGGFTFAESFR is encoded by the coding sequence ATGTTCAAGCTTGATGAGCAATTAGCTTCTGATTGCGTTGTATTGGGCGATTTCAAGCTGTGTACCCTGCTGCTAATGAATGATGCTCAGTATCCCTGGTTTATTCTGGTGCCTCGCCGGGAAGACATGACTGAGATATTCCAGCTGTCTGCGGCTGATCGCGGTCAGCTAATGGCGGAATCCTGCCTGCTGGCCGAGACCCTCAAGGACGCATTTGCCGCTGAAAAGATGAATATAGCGGCGCTGGGTAATGTAGTCAGTCAGTTGCATGTGCATCATGTGGTGAGATATCGCACCGATGCGGCCTGGCCTGCTCCTGTATGGGGCAAGATGCCGGTGGTGAAGTGTCCGCCAGAGCTCATTGTTGAACGTATAAACAAGCTGAGGGCGGTCTTGACCGGTGGGTTTACCTTTGCGGAGTCATTTCGATGA
- a CDS encoding OprD family outer membrane porin, with product MKNAIKWSSIALAVAVGNGLLVSNVTAQESEGFIEGSSATLSNRTMNFNRDFRSSGAGQSKRDETATGFVLNFESGYSRGPIGLGFDTISMLGIKLDSTGKTAETGLLPSSYDAATRSGDTGPSNYSEIRGAVKANILNDTVLRYGVHLPENPVIAYDDARLLPNHYSGYSVTNNTIDGLFVEAGRMNDRGEMALSSEDDGAFGVEDEKVVYLGGTYDFSDALGATLYTSKADELWKRHFAGLSYTFDLAEGLSLSTDLAHYETSNESSIAEYDNKATSIGVTLGAGNHGFTLAAQRMGGDAGFAYLDGGIFIANSVQYLDFNAKDEKSYQARYDYDFEGLGIPGLTFMTRYIRGSDIDTGFVSDPAEDVIVSRDTRWERDTNISYTMQAGMLEGVNVLWRNATIRQDAALDGGDVDENRLIVSYTWDLL from the coding sequence ATGAAAAATGCTATTAAGTGGAGTTCCATCGCGCTGGCAGTTGCTGTAGGCAACGGCCTGCTGGTTTCTAACGTAACTGCACAGGAAAGCGAAGGCTTCATCGAAGGCTCTTCCGCTACCCTCAGCAACCGTACCATGAACTTCAACCGTGATTTCCGCAGCAGCGGCGCCGGTCAAAGCAAGCGTGACGAAACTGCTACTGGCTTCGTGCTGAACTTCGAATCCGGTTATTCCCGCGGCCCGATCGGCCTGGGTTTCGACACCATTTCCATGCTGGGCATCAAGCTTGACAGCACCGGCAAGACAGCTGAAACCGGTCTCCTTCCTAGCAGCTATGATGCCGCCACGCGGTCGGGCGACACCGGTCCAAGCAACTACTCGGAAATTCGTGGCGCAGTAAAAGCCAATATCCTGAACGATACCGTTTTGCGTTATGGCGTACACCTGCCAGAAAACCCCGTTATAGCATACGATGACGCCCGCCTGCTGCCGAACCACTATTCCGGTTACAGCGTTACCAACAACACAATCGACGGCCTCTTTGTTGAAGCCGGCCGCATGAACGACCGCGGCGAGATGGCCCTCTCCTCTGAAGACGACGGCGCTTTCGGCGTTGAAGACGAGAAGGTTGTTTACCTCGGCGGTACTTACGATTTCAGCGATGCACTGGGTGCAACTCTGTACACTTCCAAGGCCGATGAGCTGTGGAAGCGTCATTTCGCTGGCCTGTCTTACACCTTCGACCTGGCCGAAGGCCTGTCGCTGAGCACTGACCTGGCTCACTACGAGACTTCCAACGAAAGCTCAATTGCCGAATATGACAACAAAGCTACTTCCATTGGTGTGACTCTGGGCGCCGGCAACCATGGCTTTACCCTGGCAGCACAGCGTATGGGTGGCGATGCAGGCTTTGCTTACCTGGATGGCGGCATCTTTATCGCCAACTCGGTTCAATACCTGGATTTCAACGCCAAGGATGAAAAATCCTACCAGGCTCGTTATGACTATGACTTCGAAGGCCTTGGCATTCCTGGTCTGACGTTCATGACCCGCTACATCCGCGGCAGCGACATTGATACCGGATTTGTTTCGGATCCAGCCGAAGATGTAATTGTTTCTCGCGACACTCGTTGGGAGCGTGACACCAACATCAGCTACACCATGCAAGCTGGGATGCTGGAAGGCGTCAACGTTTTGTGGCGTAACGCTACCATTCGTCAGGACGCAGCTCTTGACGGTGGTGATGTTGATGAAAACCGCCTGATCGTTTCCTACACCTGGGACCTGCTCTAA
- a CDS encoding SlyX family protein, with translation MSELESRIADLEVRLVFQDDTLQALNDVVAAQQMELEKLRRSLEVLARRQADLAASMPGEASDDAPPPHY, from the coding sequence ATGAGTGAATTGGAAAGCAGGATTGCCGATCTTGAGGTACGTCTGGTGTTTCAGGACGATACTTTGCAGGCTTTAAATGACGTGGTAGCCGCTCAGCAGATGGAGCTTGAAAAGCTCAGGCGATCGCTGGAAGTGTTGGCGCGGAGGCAGGCCGATCTGGCTGCCTCCATGCCTGGAGAAGCCAGCGATGACGCGCCGCCTCCCCATTATTGA